The following proteins are co-located in the Gloeocapsa sp. PCC 7428 genome:
- the tnpA gene encoding IS200/IS605 family transposase, with amino-acid sequence MKPRKGSHSVFSVRLHFVFVTHYRRKAITAPMLERIKQMFDGVCKTMECELLECSGEADHVHLLVDFHPKHSISAVAGSLKAATSRMVKKEFAAEFSKWYSKQSFWSGSYYVASSGGAPIEKLKEYIKNQDVPVN; translated from the coding sequence GTGAAACCAAGGAAAGGTTCGCACAGTGTTTTTAGCGTTAGGTTGCATTTCGTGTTCGTCACTCATTACAGACGTAAAGCAATTACCGCCCCAATGCTAGAACGGATTAAACAGATGTTTGACGGGGTATGCAAAACGATGGAATGCGAGTTATTAGAATGCTCTGGCGAAGCTGACCACGTACATTTATTAGTTGACTTTCACCCCAAACATTCTATCTCTGCGGTGGCAGGATCTTTAAAGGCAGCTACTAGCCGCATGGTAAAGAAAGAGTTTGCGGCTGAATTTTCCAAGTGGTATAGCAAGCAGTCTTTCTGGTCGGGGTCTTACTATGTTGCGTCGTCTGGTGGTGCGCCCATAGAAAAACTGAAAGAGTATATTAAGAATCAGGATGTTCCAGTTAATTAA